The following proteins come from a genomic window of Sebastes fasciatus isolate fSebFas1 chromosome 6, fSebFas1.pri, whole genome shotgun sequence:
- the LOC141770136 gene encoding leucine-rich repeat-containing protein 43-like: MSSNSLSAVLEKKIHRLCLNDFPCGYGTWRKTKDGAEGAETEETDALLDLLSCPHSPWQHDESWSPQAPALRQLVVLTPERLHTDFIYNYFTTLRIVDKGVSVIDDGLLKFSKLEELVLSANTISEIPVENLPSTLKILELRVNRLSALNSLNSPPSRLQYLGLGSNCLGSHDDICYLTGRHWPQLVCLDLSDCEFQDQLALLNALSTLPCLRTLVLEGNPFTLAPSYPGFTVDSLPQISCLDTSWISPEDRHGFRGLAKKSDMIVDRASATVSVGRMRGIPDPLTCGDENAPDFPVITYGYFITYDFLSYQSFNLSFDSESKCDAAHVTEDCFSDADLQSNRNCEKESSKPHTQDSMVHTEETCHDTAYASRHSTSKLTWSECMDFSDTQTYIVSDLGGLKRFFNQGLYITIEEEKVLSWPAASEDVPSAKPSRTVKEKKGGKGKESPIKSGSIKDKSKDKKKKCVPELVQDAPTRRTLGSVHVPLQSLVRGGQKVDVLCELGALHTQSEDLGKKIKEDRKMDKESKQRGGSGTKQKNTAAPKGKGKGRKDVHTDDSVSVQLEPVTVELSVELEKWQSASEAHQLLLPHQNSLSKRPVLVLKQD, encoded by the exons ATGAGCTCAAACAGTCTTTCTGCTGTGTTAGAGAAGAAGATTCACCGCCTGTGTCTGAATGACTTTCCTTGTGGATATGGCACCTGG AGGAAGACCAAAGACGGTGCAGAGGgagcagagacagaggagacggACGCCCTGCTGGATCTGCTGAGCTGCCCTCACTCTCCATGGCAGCACGATGAATCATGGAGCCCTCAAGCTCCGGCCCTGAGACAGCTGGTTGTGCTCACACCTGAACGCCTGCACACAGACTTCATTTACAATTACTTTACTACACTTCGCATCGTGGACAAGGGC gTATCAGTCATCGACGACGGCCTGTTAAAGTTCTCAAAGCTGGAGGAATTGGTGCTGAGTGCTAACACAATCTCAGAAATCCCAGTAGAAAATCTTCCCAGCACTTTGAAG ATTTTGGAGCTACGTGTCAACCGGTTGTCTGCTCTCAACAGTCTTAACAGCCCGCCCTCTCGCCTGCAATACCTCGGCCTTGGCTCAAACTGTCTGGGTTCCCATGACGACATCTGTTATCTTACAGGAAGACACTG GCCACAGCTGGTATGTCTGGACCTGAGTGACTGTGAGTTTCAGGACCAGCTGGCCCTGCTGAACGCCTTGAGCACGCTCCCCTGCCTCAGGACGCTGGTGCTGGAGGGAAACCCCTTCACTCTTGCTCCCTCATACCCGGGCTTCACTGTGGACAGCCTCCCACAGATCTCCTGCCTGGACACCTCATGGATCTCCCCTGAGGACAGACATGGTTTTAGGGGCTTGGCCAAGAAGAGTG ATATGATAGTGGACCGGGCATCAGCCACAGTGAGTGTGGGCAGGATGAGGGGAATCCCAGACCCATTGACGTGTGGGGATGAAAACGCTCCTGACTTCCCTGTTATCACCTACGGCTATTTCATCACATACGACTTCCTTAGTTATCAAAGTTTTAACCTG AGTTTCGACAGTGAATCTAAATGTGACGCAGCACATGTAACAGAAGACTGCTTCAGTGATGCTGACCTACAATCAAACAGAAATTGTGAAAAGGAATCGtccaaaccacacacacaagactCGATGGTGCATACTGAGGAAACCTGCCATGATACTGCGTATG CGTCGAGACACAGCACATCAAAGCTGACATGGTCAGAGTGCATGGACTTCAGTGACACACAGACGTACATTGTTAGTGATCTGGGAGGCTTAAAGAGGTTCTTCAATCAAGGACTTTATATTACAATAGAGGAGgaaaag GTCCTGTCATGGCCTGCAGCCTCTGAAGATGTTCCGTCGGCTAAACCCAGCCGAACTGTGAAAGAGAAGAAAGGCGGGAAAGGGAAAGAA TCTCCAATCAAATCTGGTTCCATCAAAGACAAGTCtaaagacaaaaagaagaaatgtgtACCAGAGCTGGTCCAGGACGCCCCCACCAGAAGAACCCTTGGCTCTGTCCACGTCCCCCTGCAAAGCCTGGTCAGAGGAGGTCAAAAGGTCGACGTCCTCTGTGAACTTGGGGCTCTGCACACTCAATCTGAG GATCTGGGAAAGAAAATCAAAGAAGACAGGAAGATGGACAAGGAATCAAAGCAGAGAGGAGGCAGTGGTACTAAACAGAAGAATACAGCAGCTCCAAAAG GCAAAGGGAAGGGAAGGAAGGACGTCCACACAGACGACTCTGTGTCCGTCCAACTGGAACCGGTGACTGTGGAGTTGAGTGTGGAGCTGGAGAAATGGCAGTCTGCATCTGAAGCTCATCAACTCCTGCTCCCACACCAAAACTCCTTAAGCAAACGGCCTGTTTTAGTCTTAAAGCAAGATTAG